The Thermodesulfobacteriota bacterium genomic sequence ACTAATCTGAACTCCCGGTTTTAAAACCTTAGGATGACACGAGTATCTCTCCGCTCCCGTATTATAGCTTCTTGATATTTTATACAATTTAATCCGTTGTTTTTAAGATACAAGATACAAGGATGACAACATAAAAATAGATTTCTCGGCTTTGCCTCGAAATGACATATAACTACAAAGACGAGATTGCCGCGTCTCCTTCGTCCTTCGACCCTTCGACAGGCTCAGGGCGAACGGACTCGGAAGCTCGCAATGACAGAATCAAGCAAATCCTCCCTAGCCTACTTTGGCTCAGGCAATGACAAGCCGGAATTAATTTACTCAGCTGCCTTTGTTGATATGACATCCGAATGCGCACTTGCTTGCATTCGTTCTTTTTCTAAGGAGGGAATTAAATGTAAAGACAAAAGATAGATTTCTCACGTAGTTCGAAATGACAGAATTATGATGTGACCCTACGTCCACAAATCGGTGACAGGAAAGAGACTCAGATTTTGTATTTGCTAAGCTCGAACATGAGCTGTTTCAGGTACTCGGAGCTCGATGAGGCGATGCGCTTCTTGATGTCCTTCCATTCCTCGACAGGAATGTTCACGAATACGTCTATTACATCCGGGTCGAACTGTGAGCCCGAAGCCTCGGCTATTTTCTCCACCGCGTCCTCGAAAGGTATCGCTTTCCTGTAAGTCCTCCGCGATGTCATCGCGTCGAGCGCGTCCACAACGGAGAAGATACGCGCGCCGAGCGGTATCTCCTCTCCGGAAAGCCCCGACGGGTAACCCTGTCCGTCGTATCTTTCATGATGAGTATGGACTATCCTCGCCGACTCCTCCAGGAAGTCTATCTTCTTCAAGAGCTCGTAGCCGAACTCGGCGTGCTTCCTCATGAGTCCCCACTCCTCGTCATTCAGCTTGTCGGGCTTGAGGAGAATATTGTCGGGCACGCCTATTTTTCCTATGTCGTGGAGGAGCGCCCCCTTGGCTATTATCGAAAGCTCCTCGTCGGAGAGCTTCATGTGTTTTCCGAGGTTGATCGCGTACTCGGTAACCCTGTAGGAGTGGTACCCCGTCTCGTGCTCCCTCAAGTCAAGCGCAAGTATCATCGCCTCGAGAGTTCCGGAATACGCCCTCACGAGCTCCTCCGTCTGCTCTATGACCTTCTTCTCGAGGTTCTTCTGGTAGTCCTTGTTCGCCTTTATGAGGTTAGACCTCTCGATCGCGCGCCTTATGACCGTATCCACGTCCGTTACGTTGAAAGGCTTGAAGACGTAATCGTAGGCGCCTTCTTTCAAAGCCGCCCTCACGTTCTCGATATCGCGCGACGCGGAGACCATGATAATGGAGAGGTCGGGGGAGTACGCCTTTAACTTTTTAAGCGTCTCTATGCCGTTCAGCTTCGGCATCTGTATGTCGAGGAGGACGACATCGTAGTCCTTTACGCGGTAGAACTTCTCGAGAGCCTCGAGACCGTTCGCGGCGACGTCGCACCTGTAACCGAGCTCTTCGAGCGCCTCGACGAAGAGACTCCTTATAGCGTCCTCGTCGTCCACTATGAGGATCTTTTCCCCGTTCTTTCTAAACGCGTCCACGGATATTCTCTTAGCCATTTCCATAATAACTATAATCCATGAAGGCTATATACCTTCCAAGCAGAGTTTTCGCCGATCCTCAGCCGGCTTATCAAGATTAGAATTGGGGAATTCCGCCACCCATCACCCCCGATGAGCGCCGCACATACCCCCATTACGTATAAATATACAGTCAAAAGTTTGACACGGTGATTTTTAGTATGTATTTTCCAAACGAAATCATGAAAAAAGCGACTCTGGTGATTGAAGACGGCAGTGTTTTCGAGGGGTTGAGCTTCGGGGCGGAGGGGGAGGCTTACGGAGAGGTCGTATTCAACACCTCCATAACCGGGTACCAGGAGATACTCACAGACCCCTCGTATAACGGTCAGATCGTTGCAATGACCTACCCGGAGATAGGGAATTACGGAGTCAATCCCGAAGACATTGAATCGAGAAAGCCGTTCTTAAAGGGCTTCGTCGTTAAAGAATATTGGAAAGAGCCCTCGAACTGGCGCTCCCGCGGAAGCCTCGGGTCGTACCTCTCGGACAGCGGGGTCGTGGGGATAGAAGGGA encodes the following:
- a CDS encoding HD domain-containing phosphohydrolase, whose protein sequence is MAKRISVDAFRKNGEKILIVDDEDAIRSLFVEALEELGYRCDVAANGLEALEKFYRVKDYDVVLLDIQMPKLNGIETLKKLKAYSPDLSIIMVSASRDIENVRAALKEGAYDYVFKPFNVTDVDTVIRRAIERSNLIKANKDYQKNLEKKVIEQTEELVRAYSGTLEAMILALDLREHETGYHSYRVTEYAINLGKHMKLSDEELSIIAKGALLHDIGKIGVPDNILLKPDKLNDEEWGLMRKHAEFGYELLKKIDFLEESARIVHTHHERYDGQGYPSGLSGEEIPLGARIFSVVDALDAMTSRRTYRKAIPFEDAVEKIAEASGSQFDPDVIDVFVNIPVEEWKDIKKRIASSSSEYLKQLMFELSKYKI